The Oxyura jamaicensis isolate SHBP4307 breed ruddy duck chromosome 8, BPBGC_Ojam_1.0, whole genome shotgun sequence genome has a segment encoding these proteins:
- the NMNAT2 gene encoding nicotinamide/nicotinic acid mononucleotide adenylyltransferase 2: MTETTKTHVILLACGSFNPITKGHIQMFERARDYLHKTGRFIVIGGIVSPVHDSYGKMGLVSSRHRLTMCQLAVQSSDWIRVDPWECYQDTWQTTCSVLEHHRDLMKRVTGCILSNVNTPSITPVIGQPQNESPQPIYQNNNVSNKPTAAKILGKVGESLSRICCVRPPMERFTFVDENANLGTVMRYEEIELRILLLCGSDLLESFCIPGLWNESDMEVIVGEFGIVVVPRDGADPDRIMNHSSILRKYKSNILVVKDDSNHPMSVISSTKSRLALQHGDGHVVDYLCQPVIDYILKSQLYINASG; this comes from the exons ATGACGGAGACCACCAAGACCCACGTTATCCTGCTGGCCTGCGGCAGCTTCAACCCCATCACCAAAGGCCACATCCAGATGTTCG AGAGGGCCCGCGATTACCTGCACAAGACTGGGCGGTTCATCGTCATCGGTGGCATCGTCTCGCCTGTGCATGACTCCTACGGGAAGATG GGCCTGGTCTCCAGCCGGCACCGCCTGACCATGTGCCAGCTGGCCGTGCAGTCCTCCGACTGGATCCG GGTGGACCCCTGGGAGTGCTACCAGGACACCTGGCAGACCACCTGCAGCGTGCTGGAGCACCACCGTGACCTGATGAAG AGAGTGACTGGCTGCATCCTCTCCAACGTCAACACCCCCTCCATTACCCCCGTGATCGGACAGCCCCAGAACGAGTCTCCACAGCCCATCTACCAGAACAACAACGTTTCCAACAAGCCCACTGCAG CAAAGATCCTGGGGAAGGTGGGAGAAAGCCTGAGTCGGATTTGCTGTGTTCGCCCGCCCATGGAGCGCTTCACCTTTGTGG ATGAAAACGCCAACCTGGGGACAGTGATGAGATACGAGGAGATTG aGCTCCGCATCCTCCTGCTCTGCGGCAGTGACCTGCTGGAGTCCTTCTGCATCCCCGGCCTCTGGAATGAGTCTGAT ATGGAGGTGATTGTTGGGGAGTTCGGGATTGTGGTGGTCCCCCGGGATGGAGCAGATCCTGATCGGATCATGAACCACTCCTCAATACTCCGCAAGTACAAG AGCAACATCCTGGTGGTGAAAGACGACTCGAACCACCCCATGTCAGTCATCAGCTCCACCAAAAGCAG ACTGGCCCTGCAGCATGGGGATGGACATGTTGTGGATTACCTCTGCCAGCCTGTAATTGACTACATCCTCAAGAGCCAGCTCTACATCAACGCCTCTGGCTAA